The Sorghum bicolor cultivar BTx623 chromosome 6, Sorghum_bicolor_NCBIv3, whole genome shotgun sequence genome contains the following window.
GGCAGCGCAGTCGGAACTCGTGTCCAGCAGCACGGTCGAGCCGGCGCCGCCATTGCCGGCGTAGAAGCCGAGGGTGGGCGAGGGAGGCGCCGcgcctgatgatgatgatgcacaCGTCGGTCAGTTTGCAATCACAAATTTTCATATTGCAATCACTAATTTTCAGACGGGCGATCTATATTATATACGAACAAGCGTGCCCGCGTAGTACTCCTAACAACACCGTGAGTACTAGACTAGTTACCTGAaggcgacgacagcgagaggACGCCTAGGTGGGTGCTGGCGTCGGCCGCGCCGGCGGCTGCGGCGGTGGGCACGTTGACGTCGAGGTTGGTGAGGCGGCGCTTCTGGCGTTCGCGGGCCTTGTGGTTCTGGAACCAGTAGAAGACGTTCTTGCCCTCGATCTTGCCGTGCTGGCGCAGCATGGCGGTGATGCGCTGGATCTGCTCCGAGTTGGGCGACCGGATGCCGCAGCCGTAGTAGAACTCCTTGAGTATCCTGATCTGCTCGGGCGTCGGCGTCCACCGCGAGCCGATGGGGCGGCACACCGCTGTCGTCGCCACGCTGCCGCTGGCAGCAGCAGTGCCAGTGCCACCcgctccaccaccaccgccgccgccgacggcaCTCCTGCCCGCGCCCACATTGGCCGCCATGCCTCCGATCTCGATCGCCGGCCGGCCTTGCTGAGCTCCTGTGATCTCTCCGATCTGTggcaaggaggaggaggaggaagggtTTGCctttggccttggcttcaaTGCCTTGGAAAAGGGGGAGGCATGAGGAAGGGTTTATAAGGAGGGGGCTTCATAGGTGCATAGTAGCATAGCAGCTAGTGGCTAGAAGCTAGTAGCCTCTAGCTGCCTACTAGCACCATGCAGAGAGGGAGAGAGCGTAGCTGCGTGCTAGGTGCATGGTGAGATATAGGTTGGGGCTGGAGGATCATGGGGATACCATATCTTTTGGAGAGAGACAAGTGAAGTTGACACACGTACTACGGCTCAGAGAGAGAGAAGCTCATGAGCAATGTAGAGGGGGCTCCCCTTGTGGCAACTGCACCCGCAACCTGCAAAGGCTACCCATGCAACCATGCCGTATAGCACTGCTGCATCCtacactagctagctagctagtggcATCATTGCTCTCGCAGCTCCATTGTTCAATGCTCATTGCGCGCTCTGATCTCGTGAGTTTGGGGGAAACCCGTACGCGTTGTGTGAGGAATCAGATGTGATTTGAGACAACGATCACAACATGCATTGGCGGCCGGGTCTGCTTCCTCTGACTCTGATCACCAGTTTTTATGCCTGGAATTTTTTTTCTTGTCTTCGTCTCCAATGAGTAATATCAAATAAATTAAGATCTCGTAATTTGTTCACACTCAAATTTGTcctaaacaaaagtgctatggcAGTGGATCATCCTATAAACATTCTAAGCCTAATAATGAGTTATTGATAATTTTATTCAACACAGCAAGGGCAAGTATGGGTAGGATCGCATGGCCGCCGCTCGGCTTTATTAGTCATTAAATAACTGGCCGGTGACGAGCAAGCATATTTTCGTGTGGTTATTATTTACATCGAGATGATATACGTGCTTATTAGTACATCGAGATGATATACGTGCTTATTAGTACATCGAGATGATATACGTGATGTTATTGATAGCAGCCTGCAACCATGCCGTATAGCACTGCCGCTCGGCATTATTAGTACATCGAGATGATATACGTGCTTGCTAGGATTACATGGAGACGGtagaataattaattaattagaagTCCAAGAGCTGATGCACGTCCTGCTATCGTCCTCCGTTTGTTTTCCGTGAGCAAAAGCAAAGGAAAGAGGAAAGGAGCTAGAGTCCAGATATACTAGCACGTACGATTTATTATTTGCTAATGGCGTTCATATGTGTTGCTTAATTAGGTTTATTGCGTGACCTAAGATTGGCATCGACATAGGAGCACACTATGTATATGACCATGTAGCCTATTTGGACAAAAGAAAGACTACCCAACATTTCGTTCTTCGCGGTTGCTATGGCTATTGATTCAACAgcgacaaagttgtagatgggTTAGGCCAGCAGCCTATAGCTGCCACACgtcgaaggccttgtttagttttgaaatttttttggttttgggtattataataattttaattttatttgacaattattatctaattatatactaactaggcttaaaaaattcatcttgtgatttacagataaactgtgcaattagtttttgttttcgtatatatttaatgtttcatgcatatatgccgcaagattcgatataacggaaaatcttgaatttttttttttgattttttggtGAACTAAATCAGGCCCTAACGGGGTCCTTATCGAGTGTGTGGGATCTTAGGTATCAAGAGACCTCATCAGCAGTCTTTGTATCGTGTTTCTGGTGAGGCTCTTCCGACGATGTGTTTTGAGTATCACGCTCGTCGCTGGAGGAGCACAAGGTCCATATGCAGATGTTCCCTAGGCGTTAGCTAACCTATAAAAGTTGGCTAGACCCTATATCGAGCGATCTATCTCTTTATCAAATGTGTAGCCTAATTACACGTCAACATAATTGTGATGTTCCAACACTGAGTTGATCTACGCAAGAGTTAGTTGGATTGGAGTACATGGACCGATCACGTAATCAGTTTTTCGTTtcctaaaagaaaaaaaaacatgcgtGCGGCTTCAGGCTGCTTAATGCTGGTATTCAAATACGAAATGCACACATATTTTTTGAGGTcagatatactccctccatactagaAATATACGACGTTTAGAACATGATTGTGTTTATCAATGAGTCATTAATTATGAGGTAATCTTTCGGTTTTTCCAttattaaggtcttgtttggttTGCCTTGTTAAACTTTATCGTCCGTCATATcggatgtttggacacatgcatgaaatattaaatataaactatttactAAACTAAAAACAatgctagagagtaatttgtgagatgaatcttttgagcctaattagtccatgattaaatactaattatcaaatcaaacaaaatgctacagtagatgttaaactttaacaaacccaactaaacaccccctaaatagAGGCGCGGGTATATTTTGGATATAAAAGATTCTCTACTCTACTTTATTGAGACTGGTTTTGAGGCGCTCGTGGGGCGAGGGTGGAGGTTCAATTCTTGTGCTTTTTTTTTAGTTGGACATGATTTTGCGGTGGCATCCACGAGTCCACAGAACGCGCCGGGACCGAGAAGCGCATGCAAAGGCTACAGCGTCATCGTTTGCGAAATCACGGTGGAAGCTCCGGACACTCACAACTCACAAGCTACTAATTGCTCGAAAAAAACTCACAACATACTACTCGGACACTCACAACTCACAAGCTACTAATTGCTCGAAAAAAAACTCACAACATACTACAGTATACTACTACATG
Protein-coding sequences here:
- the LOC8070282 gene encoding LOW QUALITY PROTEIN: WUSCHEL-related homeobox 1A (The sequence of the model RefSeq protein was modified relative to this genomic sequence to represent the inferred CDS: substituted 1 base at 1 genomic stop codon), which codes for MAANVGAGRSAVGGGGGGGAGGTGTAAASGSVATTAVCRPIGSRWTPTPEQIRILKEFYYGCGIRSPNSEQIQRITAMLRQHGKIEGKNVFYWFQNHKARERQKRRLTNLDVNVPTAAAAGAADASTHLGVLSLSSPSGNXSSAAPPSPTLGFYAGNGGAGSTVLLDTSSDCAAMATETCFLQDYMGVMGTGSAAAASPWACFSSSNTMAAAAARAPTVTRAPETLPLFPTGGDDSQPRRPRHGVPVPVAAGEAIRGGSSSSRYLPFWGAAPTTASATSIGIQQQHQLLQLQEQYSFYSNAMPGTGSQDASAASLELSLSSWCSPYPAGTM